From a single Candoia aspera isolate rCanAsp1 chromosome 2, rCanAsp1.hap2, whole genome shotgun sequence genomic region:
- the LOC134492560 gene encoding protein FAM240B-like: protein MDRSIGSNRRAIVICDAHHLKKFWERIIETCTKQKEDEDSRLHRSALNKLRHEWTLRLENQIKMLQKNSENGKVQDSLSPIETF from the exons ATGGACAGATCTATTGGCTCAAACCGGCGGGCCATAGTAATCTGCGATGCTCATCACTTGAAGAAATTTTGGGAAAGAATAATTGAAACATGCACCAAGcaaaaagaagatgaagattctcggTTACACCGAAGTGCTTTAAATAA GCTCCGACATGAATGGACTCTAAGACTGGAAAATCAAATTAAGATGCTTCAGAAGAACAGTGAAAATGGCAAAGTGCAGGATAGCCTGTCTCCAATTGAAACTTTTTag